A single genomic interval of Methanothrix sp. harbors:
- a CDS encoding iron ABC transporter permease: MDCMEASPKITLKEEYTRFVGRKLLFLAAISLCIVIVAGISATLGSANLSVLEVYSAILARVFPRYFESSWFADTIVWGLRLHRILMGVVAGAGLGIAGAVMQGILKNPLASPFTLGISSAASFGAALAIILGAGFAGGEYLIIGNAFVFTLLAAFAVYGLARYKGITPETMILAGIAIMYFFSAMTSFLQYVGRAEQVQEVVFWMMGSLGRSSWEKVYASSLVILICLPYLILKSWDINAIGAGDETAKSLGVNVERIRVLSMVLASLITAGVICFTGTIGFIGLVAPHMTRMVIGNDHRFLIPGSALMGALILLAADTLARTVLAPVILPVGIMTSFLGVPFFVYLFMKRRKEFW; this comes from the coding sequence AAGATCACCCTGAAGGAGGAGTACACCAGATTCGTGGGGAGGAAGCTGCTCTTTCTGGCAGCGATCTCTCTCTGTATAGTCATAGTCGCGGGAATCTCCGCTACACTGGGCTCCGCAAATCTCTCTGTTCTCGAGGTTTACAGCGCGATACTCGCCCGGGTGTTCCCGAGGTATTTCGAGTCGAGCTGGTTCGCGGATACGATCGTGTGGGGCTTGAGGCTCCACAGGATTCTTATGGGGGTGGTGGCAGGCGCCGGCCTCGGGATCGCGGGCGCGGTGATGCAGGGCATACTTAAGAATCCGCTGGCGAGCCCCTTCACGCTCGGAATCTCATCAGCAGCCTCATTCGGCGCTGCGCTTGCCATAATCCTGGGAGCTGGGTTTGCGGGCGGCGAGTACCTCATAATAGGAAATGCGTTTGTATTCACGCTTCTCGCAGCCTTTGCGGTTTACGGCCTGGCCAGGTACAAGGGGATAACGCCTGAGACGATGATACTCGCGGGCATCGCAATCATGTACTTCTTCTCGGCGATGACATCATTTCTGCAGTACGTCGGGAGAGCAGAGCAGGTCCAGGAGGTGGTCTTCTGGATGATGGGCTCGCTCGGAAGATCGTCCTGGGAGAAGGTCTATGCATCATCGCTTGTGATCCTCATCTGCCTTCCATATTTAATCCTGAAGTCGTGGGACATAAACGCAATAGGCGCGGGCGATGAGACCGCGAAGAGTCTGGGAGTGAATGTCGAGCGGATACGTGTTCTCTCCATGGTGCTGGCATCGCTCATCACAGCGGGCGTGATATGCTTCACAGGCACCATCGGCTTCATAGGCCTCGTGGCGCCGCACATGACCAGAATGGTCATAGGCAACGATCACAGGTTTCTCATCCCGGGATCCGCGCTAATGGGCGCTCTGATACTCCTGGCCGCGGACACACTCGCGAGGACCGTGCTCGCTCCGGTAATACTGCCTGTTGGCATAATGACATCCTTCCTGGGGGTGCCGTTCTTCGTTTACCTGTTCATGAAAAGGAGGAAGGAGTTTTGGTGA
- a CDS encoding ABC transporter ATP-binding protein has product MVKITIQNVSFSYGSSSILNDLNLVVGDSEILGLVGPNGSGKTTLIKCIDRILKPRGSILLDGRDLSLMSRGEIAREIGYVPQSGSGAMATTVFETVLMGRRPHISWRVSERDLEIVTEVIELLHLEDLAMREFGQLSGGQKQKVLIARALAQEPSVLLLDEPTSNLDMKHQLEVMEIIREMVRRKNISAVMAVHDLNLAARFVDKLAVLKNGRIWAAGDASSLLTPEMLREVYSVEAVVMKLERPFVIPIRSLNGGMACE; this is encoded by the coding sequence TTGGTGAAGATCACCATACAGAACGTATCGTTCAGCTACGGTTCCAGTTCGATTCTCAACGACCTGAACCTGGTGGTGGGGGATTCTGAGATCCTCGGCCTCGTCGGACCGAACGGCTCCGGGAAGACCACCCTGATAAAATGCATCGACAGGATACTGAAGCCGAGGGGGAGCATACTGCTCGACGGCAGGGATCTCTCCCTTATGAGCAGGGGGGAGATCGCGAGGGAGATCGGCTACGTTCCACAGTCAGGAAGCGGCGCGATGGCCACCACTGTCTTCGAGACGGTGCTCATGGGGAGGAGGCCGCACATAAGCTGGCGGGTCTCTGAGAGGGATCTGGAGATCGTCACAGAGGTCATAGAGCTTCTCCATCTCGAGGATCTCGCGATGCGCGAGTTCGGCCAGCTCAGTGGCGGTCAGAAACAGAAGGTGCTGATAGCCCGCGCACTGGCCCAGGAGCCGTCTGTTCTTCTCTTGGATGAACCGACATCGAACCTGGACATGAAGCACCAGCTGGAGGTCATGGAGATAATCAGGGAGATGGTTCGTAGAAAGAATATCTCCGCGGTCATGGCGGTTCATGATTTGAACCTCGCAGCGAGATTTGTCGACAAGCTCGCTGTTCTCAAAAACGGCAGGATCTGGGCGGCCGGAGATGCATCATCCCTCCTGACACCCGAGATGCTGCGGGAGGTATACAGTGTTGAAGCGGTGGTCATGAAGCTCGAGCGGCCCTTTGTCATACCCATAAGATCCCTGAACGGTGGGATGGCATGCGA